The candidate division TA06 bacterium nucleotide sequence TGCCCGTAGCAAACAAATATGGTCTCTCTGATTATTTCTCCCACAAAGAATCTCTCAGGCTTGTCTGTTAACACATCAGGTGGATAGAAAGGACTTCCAAAAGGAAGTAGCCTCATGATAGAGTCAAGGAGTTCATCCAGACCGTCCGCACGTAGAGCAGATATGAGAACGATTTCTTGAAAATCGTACATCCTTCTGGCCGCGTCTATTGCTGGCAAGAGCACCTTCTTGCTCACCGTGTCTATTTTGTTTATGGTCAGCACTACGGGTTTGTCTGTTTTTCTAATCTCCCTTATCGGCAAATCCTTCTCCGAAGAGATGTCAGGTTCTGCCATCAGGACAAGCACGTCCGCATCATTTAGGGCTGAAATCGCCTTCCTGACCATAGACTGTTGAAGTCTTACGCCTTTCTTGGGCTGGAAGATTCCCGGGGTATCCATGAGTATCGCCTGGAAGTTCTTGCCGTTCAAGATGGCGATAGTTGTATGCCTTGTGGTCTGTGGCTTGGGTGTGACAATTGCCAGTTTCTGTTTCATGAGCGCGTTCAGCAGTGTCGACTTGCCAACATTGGGTTTGCCCAATAGTGCCACGTAGCCCGCCCTGAATTGACTTCCAGAATCGGGTATCAGTTTCTCCAACCTGCTATTTTCCATGAGATGCTTTGACCTCTTGAATGTTTGAATCGAAAAACCCCAGGGATCGCCTCATAATCATGTTTTGGAAAAGGACAGCGGCCAATGTGTTCGCTTCTCACTTCGCCCTGAAACGTATAGGCATAGGGATCTTCCACCATTGGAAATATGCAGAGAGGGAGTGGATGAGACTACTTGCGCTTTCGGAGGCTTGCGTATCCGAAAAGTTTGGCTTTCTTGGTTATGGTGGCTTGAGCAGCTGCTAGTCTGGCAATGGGTATCCTGTATGGCGAGCAACTCACGTAGTCGAGGCCGATTTCATCACAGAAAGCGATTGACCGGGGCTCTCCACCGTGCTCGCCGCAGATTCCAATCTTCAGCTTTGGTTTGGTTTTCCTTCCCCACTCGACAGCGATTCTCATCAACCTACCCACTCCCTTAACGTCCAATATGTGGAAGGGGTTGTCTTTGAGAATCTTTCTTTCATTGTAGAGTGGAAGGAATGCCCTCTCCGCATCCTCTCTGCTAAAGCTGAAGACGGCCTGCGATAGGTCATTGGTCCCGAAGCTAAAGAATTCACATACATCGGCAAGTTTGCCTGCTCGCATGCAGGCGCGCACAACTTCTATCATTGTTCCAAACTTGTACGGTATTTCCATGCCCGTTTCTTCCATGACTTCTCTTGCCACCGCATCGATTCTTGTACTCACCCATATGAGCTCCTGGCTGGTACAGACCTGAGGTATCATGATTTCAAGATCCACCGTGATTCCCTGTTTTGCTGAATCGACTGCTGCCAGGAAGATGGCTCTGGCCTGCATCTCGTATATCTCCGGATATGTCAGGCCTACACGAACACCTCGATGTCCAAGCATGGGGTTCACTTCAATGTGTTTGGAAACGCGTTCTATTTGCTCTCTCTTCTGAGCAATCAACTCAGGATCAGCCTTATCTTCCTCAAGTTGTCTCAATTCATCCCTGAGGC carries:
- a CDS encoding GTPase Era; translation: MENSRLEKLIPDSGSQFRAGYVALLGKPNVGKSTLLNALMKQKLAIVTPKPQTTRHTTIAILNGKNFQAILMDTPGIFQPKKGVRLQQSMVRKAISALNDADVLVLMAEPDISSEKDLPIREIRKTDKPVVLTINKIDTVSKKVLLPAIDAARRMYDFQEIVLISALRADGLDELLDSIMRLLPFGSPFYPPDVLTDKPERFFVGEIIRETIFVCYGQEIPYTTTVTVEDFSERDKGKDFIRAVIHTERSSQKAILIGRKGEALKRIGEKARKEIEEFLGRPVYLELWVKTRKDWRKKASDLKEFGY